A DNA window from Theobroma cacao cultivar B97-61/B2 chromosome 5, Criollo_cocoa_genome_V2, whole genome shotgun sequence contains the following coding sequences:
- the LOC18599453 gene encoding uncharacterized protein LOC18599453, with the protein MAANWKSGGGIASLGKRLLDRSSTRHPTHFNATTTPSQPAAAAAVAVAIRGAHASAYDKNLDDQVRPTVVPDDVIKPQSDKYWAPHPQTGVFGPATELKASAGGERANVAVDSVLEEKAWFRPTSIEDLEKPHHT; encoded by the exons ATGGCAGCCAATTGGAAGAGTGGTGGAGGGATCGCCAGCTTGGGGAAGCGACTTCTTGACCGCAGCTCCACTCGCCACCCAACTCACTTCAACGCCACCACCACTCCCTCTCAgcctgctgctgctgctgctgttgcTGTTGCTATCAG GGGTGCACACGCATCGGCATATGACAAGAACCTGGATGATCAGGTCCGTCCAACTGTGGTTCCTGATGATGTGATTAAGCCTCAATCAGACAAGTACTGGGCTCCACACCCGCAGACTGGGGTGTTTGGCCCTGCTACCGAGCTCAAAGCATCTGCCGGCGGGGAGCGTGCCAACGTTGCCGTGGACTCGGTCCTGGAGGAGAAGGCCTGGTTCCGCCCCACAAGTATTGAGGACTTGGAGAAGCCACACCATACATAA
- the LOC18599454 gene encoding pentatricopeptide repeat-containing protein At5g42310, mitochondrial isoform X4, translated as MKFTWQCKMHLTSSVPLLTHGSCFRLGLNHSHLKFICCSRMDNYKRLKQGALTEFNKKNPIFKYPFGSNSGEELTSELHNQAIQGYCKIGDVDNAMKLVAHMEAMGFHPNSISYGFLIESLGSVGRTLEADALFQEMICLGLKPRIRLFNVLLKGFLRKGLLRLAVKVLVVMDERGVCKNQETYEILLDYYVNAGRLEDTWMVVNEMKEKGIHLNSFVYSKIICLYRDNGMWRKAIGIVEEIREKGISLDRQIYNSIIDTFGKYGELSEALEVFEKMKQESIRPDITTWNSLIQWHCKAGDLTKALELFTEMQEQGLYPDPKIFMSLISRLGELGKWDIIKKNFENMKSRGHQDVGAIYAILVDIYGQYGRFQDAEVCISALKSEGLLPSASMFCVLANAYAQQGFCEQTVKVLQIMEAEGIEPNIVMLNVLINAFGIAGRHEEALSIYHHIRDSVPEIYREMESSGCTPDRKARQMLQTALMVLEQRH; from the exons ATGAAGTTTACATGGCAATGTAAGATGCATCTTACTTCATCAGTTCCTCTTTTAACTCACGGTAGCTGTTTCAGACTTGGTCTAAACCACAGCCACTTAAAATTTATATGTTGTTCCAGAATGGACAATTATAAAAGACTCAAGCAAGGTGCTTTAACAGaattcaacaagaaaaaccCCATTTTTAAGTACCCATTTGGGTCTAATAGTGGTGAAGAGCTTACCTCTGAGTTACACAACCAAGCAATTCAAGGGTATTGCAAAATAGGGGATGTAGATAATGCTATGAAACTCGTCGCTCATATGGAGGCTATGGGTTTTCATCCAAATTCTATTTCTTATGGTTTTCTGATTGAGAGTTTGGGAAGTGTTGGTAGGACATTGGAAGCTGATGCTTTGTTTCAAGAAATGATATGTCTTGGACTTAAGCCAAGGATAAGGTTGTTTAATGTTTTGCTTAAAGGGTTTTTGAGGAAAGGGTTGTTGAGGTTAGCAGTTAAGGTTCTGGTGGTAATGGATGAAAGGGGGGTTTGTAAAAATCAGGAAACGTATGAGATTCTTTTAGATTATTATGTTAATGCCGGACGGTTGGAAGATACATGGATGGTAGTTAAtgaaatgaaggaaaaagggaTTCATCTGAATTCGTTTGTGTATAGTAAGATTATTTGTCTTTATAGAGACAATGGGATGTGGAGGAAGGCAATAGGCATTGTGGAGGAGATTAGGGAGAAAGGTATATCTTTAGACAGGCAGATCTATAACAGTATTATTGATACTTTTGGAAAATATGGAGAGTTAAGTGAAGCTTTAGAAGtctttgagaaaatgaaacaagaAAGTATAAGGCCTGACATTACAACATGGAATTCTTTGATTCAGTGGCACTGTAAGGCTGGAGATCTCACCAAGGCTCTTGAGTTGTTTACTGAGATGCAGGAACAAGGATTATATCCTGACCCAAAGATCTTCATGAGTCTTATTAGTAGATTGGGAGAGCTGGGGAAGTGGGATATAATAAAGAAGAACTTTGAGAACATGAAATCTAGGGGACATCAAGATGTTGGTGCCATTTATGCGATCTTAGTTGATATTTATGGACAATATGGGAGATTTCAAGATGCCGAGGTTTGCATATCTGCTCTGAAATCAGAAGGTCTCCTGCCTTCCGCTAGCATGTTTTGTGTCTTGGCTAACGCTTATGCACAGCAG GGGTTTTGTGAACAGACAGTTAAAGTTCTTCAAATCATGGAGGCAGAAGGCATTGAACCCAACATTGTGATGCTGAATGTGTTGATCAATGCCTTTGGTATTGCTGGGAGACATGAGGAGGCATTATCTATTTACCACCATATAAGAGACAGT GTTCCTGAAATATATCGGGAAATGGAATCCTCTGGATGCACTCCTGATAGAAAGGCGAGGCAAATGTTACAAACTGCCTTGATGGTACTTGAACAGAGGCATT GA
- the LOC18599454 gene encoding pentatricopeptide repeat-containing protein At5g42310, mitochondrial isoform X2 — MKFTWQCKMHLTSSVPLLTHGSCFRLGLNHSHLKFICCSRMDNYKRLKQGALTEFNKKNPIFKYPFGSNSGEELTSELHNQAIQGYCKIGDVDNAMKLVAHMEAMGFHPNSISYGFLIESLGSVGRTLEADALFQEMICLGLKPRIRLFNVLLKGFLRKGLLRLAVKVLVVMDERGVCKNQETYEILLDYYVNAGRLEDTWMVVNEMKEKGIHLNSFVYSKIICLYRDNGMWRKAIGIVEEIREKGISLDRQIYNSIIDTFGKYGELSEALEVFEKMKQESIRPDITTWNSLIQWHCKAGDLTKALELFTEMQEQGLYPDPKIFMSLISRLGELGKWDIIKKNFENMKSRGHQDVGAIYAILVDIYGQYGRFQDAEVCISALKSEGLLPSASMFCVLANAYAQQGFCEQTVKVLQIMEAEGIEPNIVMLNVLINAFGIAGRHEEALSIYHHIRDSGISPDVITYSTLMKAFIRAKKFDRVVPEIYREMESSGCTPDRKARQMLQTALMVLEQRH; from the exons ATGAAGTTTACATGGCAATGTAAGATGCATCTTACTTCATCAGTTCCTCTTTTAACTCACGGTAGCTGTTTCAGACTTGGTCTAAACCACAGCCACTTAAAATTTATATGTTGTTCCAGAATGGACAATTATAAAAGACTCAAGCAAGGTGCTTTAACAGaattcaacaagaaaaaccCCATTTTTAAGTACCCATTTGGGTCTAATAGTGGTGAAGAGCTTACCTCTGAGTTACACAACCAAGCAATTCAAGGGTATTGCAAAATAGGGGATGTAGATAATGCTATGAAACTCGTCGCTCATATGGAGGCTATGGGTTTTCATCCAAATTCTATTTCTTATGGTTTTCTGATTGAGAGTTTGGGAAGTGTTGGTAGGACATTGGAAGCTGATGCTTTGTTTCAAGAAATGATATGTCTTGGACTTAAGCCAAGGATAAGGTTGTTTAATGTTTTGCTTAAAGGGTTTTTGAGGAAAGGGTTGTTGAGGTTAGCAGTTAAGGTTCTGGTGGTAATGGATGAAAGGGGGGTTTGTAAAAATCAGGAAACGTATGAGATTCTTTTAGATTATTATGTTAATGCCGGACGGTTGGAAGATACATGGATGGTAGTTAAtgaaatgaaggaaaaagggaTTCATCTGAATTCGTTTGTGTATAGTAAGATTATTTGTCTTTATAGAGACAATGGGATGTGGAGGAAGGCAATAGGCATTGTGGAGGAGATTAGGGAGAAAGGTATATCTTTAGACAGGCAGATCTATAACAGTATTATTGATACTTTTGGAAAATATGGAGAGTTAAGTGAAGCTTTAGAAGtctttgagaaaatgaaacaagaAAGTATAAGGCCTGACATTACAACATGGAATTCTTTGATTCAGTGGCACTGTAAGGCTGGAGATCTCACCAAGGCTCTTGAGTTGTTTACTGAGATGCAGGAACAAGGATTATATCCTGACCCAAAGATCTTCATGAGTCTTATTAGTAGATTGGGAGAGCTGGGGAAGTGGGATATAATAAAGAAGAACTTTGAGAACATGAAATCTAGGGGACATCAAGATGTTGGTGCCATTTATGCGATCTTAGTTGATATTTATGGACAATATGGGAGATTTCAAGATGCCGAGGTTTGCATATCTGCTCTGAAATCAGAAGGTCTCCTGCCTTCCGCTAGCATGTTTTGTGTCTTGGCTAACGCTTATGCACAGCAG GGGTTTTGTGAACAGACAGTTAAAGTTCTTCAAATCATGGAGGCAGAAGGCATTGAACCCAACATTGTGATGCTGAATGTGTTGATCAATGCCTTTGGTATTGCTGGGAGACATGAGGAGGCATTATCTATTTACCACCATATAAGAGACAGT GGTATTAGTCCCGATGTGATTACTTATAGTACACTCATGAAAGCTTTTATTCGAGCGAAGAAATTTGATAGGGTG GTTCCTGAAATATATCGGGAAATGGAATCCTCTGGATGCACTCCTGATAGAAAGGCGAGGCAAATGTTACAAACTGCCTTGATGGTACTTGAACAGAGGCATT GA
- the LOC18599454 gene encoding pentatricopeptide repeat-containing protein At5g42310, mitochondrial isoform X3 translates to MKFTWQCKMHLTSSVPLLTHGSCFRLGLNHSHLKFICCSRMDNYKRLKQGALTEFNKKNPIFKYPFGSNSGEELTSELHNQAIQGYCKIGDVDNAMKLVAHMEAMGFHPNSISYGFLIESLGSVGRTLEADALFQEMICLGLKPRIRLFNVLLKGFLRKGLLRLAVKVLVVMDERGVCKNQETYEILLDYYVNAGRLEDTWMVVNEMKEKGIHLNSFVYSKIICLYRDNGMWRKAIGIVEEIREKGISLDRQIYNSIIDTFGKYGELSEALEVFEKMKQESIRPDITTWNSLIQWHCKAGDLTKALELFTEMQEQGLYPDPKIFMSLISRLGELGKWDIIKKNFENMKSRGHQDVGAIYAILVDIYGQYGRFQDAEVCISALKSEGLLPSASMFCVLANAYAQQGFCEQTVKVLQIMEAEGIEPNIVMLNVLINAFGIAGRHEEALSIYHHIRDSGISPDVITYSTLMKAFIRAKKFDRVPEIYREMESSGCTPDRKARQMLQTALMVLEQRH, encoded by the exons ATGAAGTTTACATGGCAATGTAAGATGCATCTTACTTCATCAGTTCCTCTTTTAACTCACGGTAGCTGTTTCAGACTTGGTCTAAACCACAGCCACTTAAAATTTATATGTTGTTCCAGAATGGACAATTATAAAAGACTCAAGCAAGGTGCTTTAACAGaattcaacaagaaaaaccCCATTTTTAAGTACCCATTTGGGTCTAATAGTGGTGAAGAGCTTACCTCTGAGTTACACAACCAAGCAATTCAAGGGTATTGCAAAATAGGGGATGTAGATAATGCTATGAAACTCGTCGCTCATATGGAGGCTATGGGTTTTCATCCAAATTCTATTTCTTATGGTTTTCTGATTGAGAGTTTGGGAAGTGTTGGTAGGACATTGGAAGCTGATGCTTTGTTTCAAGAAATGATATGTCTTGGACTTAAGCCAAGGATAAGGTTGTTTAATGTTTTGCTTAAAGGGTTTTTGAGGAAAGGGTTGTTGAGGTTAGCAGTTAAGGTTCTGGTGGTAATGGATGAAAGGGGGGTTTGTAAAAATCAGGAAACGTATGAGATTCTTTTAGATTATTATGTTAATGCCGGACGGTTGGAAGATACATGGATGGTAGTTAAtgaaatgaaggaaaaagggaTTCATCTGAATTCGTTTGTGTATAGTAAGATTATTTGTCTTTATAGAGACAATGGGATGTGGAGGAAGGCAATAGGCATTGTGGAGGAGATTAGGGAGAAAGGTATATCTTTAGACAGGCAGATCTATAACAGTATTATTGATACTTTTGGAAAATATGGAGAGTTAAGTGAAGCTTTAGAAGtctttgagaaaatgaaacaagaAAGTATAAGGCCTGACATTACAACATGGAATTCTTTGATTCAGTGGCACTGTAAGGCTGGAGATCTCACCAAGGCTCTTGAGTTGTTTACTGAGATGCAGGAACAAGGATTATATCCTGACCCAAAGATCTTCATGAGTCTTATTAGTAGATTGGGAGAGCTGGGGAAGTGGGATATAATAAAGAAGAACTTTGAGAACATGAAATCTAGGGGACATCAAGATGTTGGTGCCATTTATGCGATCTTAGTTGATATTTATGGACAATATGGGAGATTTCAAGATGCCGAGGTTTGCATATCTGCTCTGAAATCAGAAGGTCTCCTGCCTTCCGCTAGCATGTTTTGTGTCTTGGCTAACGCTTATGCACAGCAG GGGTTTTGTGAACAGACAGTTAAAGTTCTTCAAATCATGGAGGCAGAAGGCATTGAACCCAACATTGTGATGCTGAATGTGTTGATCAATGCCTTTGGTATTGCTGGGAGACATGAGGAGGCATTATCTATTTACCACCATATAAGAGACAGT GGTATTAGTCCCGATGTGATTACTTATAGTACACTCATGAAAGCTTTTATTCGAGCGAAGAAATTTGATAGG GTTCCTGAAATATATCGGGAAATGGAATCCTCTGGATGCACTCCTGATAGAAAGGCGAGGCAAATGTTACAAACTGCCTTGATGGTACTTGAACAGAGGCATT GA
- the LOC18599454 gene encoding pentatricopeptide repeat-containing protein At5g42310, mitochondrial isoform X1: protein MKFTWQCKMHLTSSVPLLTHGSCFRLGLNHSHLKFICCSRMDNYKRLKQGALTEFNKKNPIFKYPFGSNSGEELTSELHNQAIQGYCKIGDVDNAMKLVAHMEAMGFHPNSISYGFLIESLGSVGRTLEADALFQEMICLGLKPRIRLFNVLLKGFLRKGLLRLAVKVLVVMDERGVCKNQETYEILLDYYVNAGRLEDTWMVVNEMKEKGIHLNSFVYSKIICLYRDNGMWRKAIGIVEEIREKGISLDRQIYNSIIDTFGKYGELSEALEVFEKMKQESIRPDITTWNSLIQWHCKAGDLTKALELFTEMQEQGLYPDPKIFMSLISRLGELGKWDIIKKNFENMKSRGHQDVGAIYAILVDIYGQYGRFQDAEVCISALKSEGLLPSASMFCVLANAYAQQGFCEQTVKVLQIMEAEGIEPNIVMLNVLINAFGIAGRHEEALSIYHHIRDSGISPDVITYSTLMKAFIRAKKFDRVPEIYREMESSGCTPDRKARQMLQTALMVLEQRHCKY, encoded by the exons ATGAAGTTTACATGGCAATGTAAGATGCATCTTACTTCATCAGTTCCTCTTTTAACTCACGGTAGCTGTTTCAGACTTGGTCTAAACCACAGCCACTTAAAATTTATATGTTGTTCCAGAATGGACAATTATAAAAGACTCAAGCAAGGTGCTTTAACAGaattcaacaagaaaaaccCCATTTTTAAGTACCCATTTGGGTCTAATAGTGGTGAAGAGCTTACCTCTGAGTTACACAACCAAGCAATTCAAGGGTATTGCAAAATAGGGGATGTAGATAATGCTATGAAACTCGTCGCTCATATGGAGGCTATGGGTTTTCATCCAAATTCTATTTCTTATGGTTTTCTGATTGAGAGTTTGGGAAGTGTTGGTAGGACATTGGAAGCTGATGCTTTGTTTCAAGAAATGATATGTCTTGGACTTAAGCCAAGGATAAGGTTGTTTAATGTTTTGCTTAAAGGGTTTTTGAGGAAAGGGTTGTTGAGGTTAGCAGTTAAGGTTCTGGTGGTAATGGATGAAAGGGGGGTTTGTAAAAATCAGGAAACGTATGAGATTCTTTTAGATTATTATGTTAATGCCGGACGGTTGGAAGATACATGGATGGTAGTTAAtgaaatgaaggaaaaagggaTTCATCTGAATTCGTTTGTGTATAGTAAGATTATTTGTCTTTATAGAGACAATGGGATGTGGAGGAAGGCAATAGGCATTGTGGAGGAGATTAGGGAGAAAGGTATATCTTTAGACAGGCAGATCTATAACAGTATTATTGATACTTTTGGAAAATATGGAGAGTTAAGTGAAGCTTTAGAAGtctttgagaaaatgaaacaagaAAGTATAAGGCCTGACATTACAACATGGAATTCTTTGATTCAGTGGCACTGTAAGGCTGGAGATCTCACCAAGGCTCTTGAGTTGTTTACTGAGATGCAGGAACAAGGATTATATCCTGACCCAAAGATCTTCATGAGTCTTATTAGTAGATTGGGAGAGCTGGGGAAGTGGGATATAATAAAGAAGAACTTTGAGAACATGAAATCTAGGGGACATCAAGATGTTGGTGCCATTTATGCGATCTTAGTTGATATTTATGGACAATATGGGAGATTTCAAGATGCCGAGGTTTGCATATCTGCTCTGAAATCAGAAGGTCTCCTGCCTTCCGCTAGCATGTTTTGTGTCTTGGCTAACGCTTATGCACAGCAG GGGTTTTGTGAACAGACAGTTAAAGTTCTTCAAATCATGGAGGCAGAAGGCATTGAACCCAACATTGTGATGCTGAATGTGTTGATCAATGCCTTTGGTATTGCTGGGAGACATGAGGAGGCATTATCTATTTACCACCATATAAGAGACAGT GGTATTAGTCCCGATGTGATTACTTATAGTACACTCATGAAAGCTTTTATTCGAGCGAAGAAATTTGATAGG GTTCCTGAAATATATCGGGAAATGGAATCCTCTGGATGCACTCCTGATAGAAAGGCGAGGCAAATGTTACAAACTGCCTTGATGGTACTTGAACAGAGGCATTGTAAGTATTAA